The Zingiber officinale cultivar Zhangliang chromosome 9A, Zo_v1.1, whole genome shotgun sequence genome window below encodes:
- the LOC122019487 gene encoding uncharacterized protein LOC122019487, with product MSMLPIPRLVDLKYDNWSIQMSALLESEDLWDIVERGYKAPQEGVDQTEAQKTAMAEQKRKDKKALFSIYKALDEATFEKVVESTTSKKAWEILQVAYKGDERAKSIRLQILRGEFESLEMKESENVSDYFTRVLIIVNQLRRNDDNIEDSRVIEKILRSLEPRYDYVVAAIEESKNVKEMKVQELLSSLQAHEARMQRRRREPMEQALQTKLTIID from the coding sequence atgtcgaTGCTTCCTATCCCTCGTCTTGTTGATTTGAAGTATGACAATTGGAGTATTCAAATGAGTGCCTTACTGGAGAGCGAAGACTTGTGGGATATTGTTGAAAGAGGCTATAAAGCACCTCAAGAAGGAGTCGACCAAACGGAGGCACAGAAGACGGCAATGGCGGAACAAAAGAGAAAAGATAAGAAAGCTCTTTTCTCTATTTATAAAGCTCTTGATGAAGCTACTTTTGAGAAAGTAGTCGAATCTACAACTTCCAAAAAGGCATGGGAGATCCTACAAGTAGCATACAAAGGTGATGAAAGAGCAAAAAGTATTCGCCTTCAAATCCTGAGAGGGGAATTTGAATCGTTAGAGATGAAAGAGTCCGAAAATGTATCAGACTACTTTACAAGGGTATTGATTATTGTCAACCAATTGAGAAGAAATGACGATAACATTGAAGATAGTCGCGTCATAGAGAAAATTCTACGCTCGTTGGAACCAAGGTACGACTATGTAGTTGCGGctatagaagaatcaaaaaatgTGAAAGAAATGAAGGTGCAAGAATTATTAAGCTCTCTACAAGCTCATGAAGCAAGAATgcaaagaagaaggagagagcctATGGAGCAGGCTCTACAAACCAAGCTCACCATTATTGACTAG
- the LOC122021848 gene encoding cytochrome b-c1 complex subunit 7-2, mitochondrial-like has protein sequence MSWLSSIIRQSPAQHEARPNLRFAIIPVVQFHPNREYIEAVVDWWRRKATQSRPGGLIGQASPDLRMASSFLKWLTDPRRNWFAAQHYKAISNRLKRYGLRYEDLYDPMYDLDIKEALNRLPREVVDARNQRLKRAIDLSMKHEYLPEDLQALQTPFRSYLKDMLALVKKESAEREALGALPLYQRTIT, from the exons ATGAGCTGGCTAAGCTCAATCATTCGACAAAGTCCCGCCCAACATGAAGCGCGGCCCAATTTACGATTTGCGATCATCCCCGTGGTTCAGTTCCACCCTAACCGAGAATATATAGAGGCGGTGGTGGACTGGTGGAGACGTAAGGCAACACAGAGTCGACCTGGGGGATTGATCGGTCAGGCTTCGCCCGATTTGAGGATGGCGTCTTCGTTTCTGAAGTGGCTCACCGACCCCCGTCGGAACTGGTTTGCGGCCCAGCACTACAAAGCCATCTCCAATCGCCTCAAGAGATATG GGCTGAGATATGAGGATCTGTATGATCCGATGTACGATCTGGACATTAAGGAGGCCCTCAACAGGCTGCCGCGCGAAGTGGTGGACGCCAGGAACCAACGCCTTAAGCGTGCCATCGATCTATCCATGAAGCACGAATACCTACCCGAGGATTTGCAG GCATTGCAGACACCTTTTAGAAGCTATCTCAAAGATATGCTTGCCCTT GTTAAAAAGGAGAGTGCAGAGCGCGAGGCGTTGGGAGCTCTCCCCCTGTACCAGCGCACAATTACTTAA
- the LOC122021201 gene encoding heme chaperone HemW-like codes for MLRSTFFNRALSLSSCSIPCVLPRCRAYLLRRPPTVCAYSSSASPPPTSAYVHLPFCRKRCYYCDFPVVALGSSAHPDADPRVSSYVRLLLRDIAATKPPVSDSDEHPPLQTVFFGGGTPSLVPPTIISSILDALSVKFSFCESPEVSIEMDPGTFDKEKLAQMLELGVNRVSLGVQAFQEELLNACGRAHGLKEVYEAIEMVTSCPSLQNWSMDLISSLPHQTRDMWEESLRCAIHARPTHLSIYDLQIEQGTKFGQLYSPGEFPLPTESQSAQFYKIASQMLSEAGYNHYEISSYCLDGYECKHNLTYWGNRSFYGFGLGSASYINGMRLSRPRRLREYTEWVQKLEEGTKHHDFHVDAKEMAMDVMMLSLRTARGLDLRSFARSFGRRLVHSLCEGLKQYVESGHVIAMDDDRNLLTYHEFELKTREEDGVAFIRLSDPDGFLLSNELISIAFGIISP; via the exons ATGCTGAGATCCACCTTCTTCAATCgcgctctctccctctcctcttgttCTATTCCCTGCGTACTGCCTCGCTGCAGGGCCTACCTTCTTCGCCGCCCACCAACTGTTTGTGCCTATTCCTCATCGGCATCGCCGCCACCAACCTCCGCTTACGTGCATCTCCCCTTCTGCCGCAAGCGCTGTTACTACTGCGACTTCCCCGTCGTCGCCCTCGGCTCCTCCGCCCACCCTGATGCCGACCCCAGAGTCTCCAGTTACGTCCGCCTCCTTCTCCGTGACATTGCCGCCACAAAACCCCCCGTTTCAGACTCAGACGAACACCCGCCCCTTCAGACCGTGTTCTTCGGCGGAGGCACGCCCTCGCTGGTACCGCCGACCATCATCTCGTCGATTCTCGACGCGCTGAGTGTGAAATTTTCCTTCTGCGAAAGCCCGGAAGTGTCGATCGAAATGGACCCTGGAACGTTCGACAAGGAAAAGCTGGCGCAGATGCTTGAACTGGGAGTGAATCGGGTGTCTCTTGGAGTTCAGGCCTTCCAGGAGGAGCTTCTGAATGCTTGCGGGAGAGCCCATGGCTTGAAGGAGGTCTATGAAGCTATAGAAATGGTCACAAGCTGCCCTAGCCTTCAGAATTGGAGCATGGACCTCATCTCATCCCTGCCTCATCAAACTCGAGATATGTGGGAAGAGAGCTTGAGATGCGCCATTCACGCTCGGCCTACGCATCTTTCAATCTATGACTTGCAAATCGAGCAAGGCACAAAATTTGGGCAATT ATATTCTCCAGGGGAGTTTCCTTTGCCCACAGAGTCTCAGTCTGCCCAATTTTACAAGATTGCTTCTCAAATGCTTTCAGAAGCAGGTTATAACCACTATGAGATCAGTAGTTACTGTTTGGATGGGTATGAGTGCAAGCACAATCTTACCTATTGGGGCAACAGATCTTTCTATGGATTCGGTCTAGGATCTGCAAGCTACATAAACGGCATGAGGCTCTCACGGCCAAGAAGATTGAGGGAATATACAGAATGGGTGCAAAAGTTGGAAGAAGGAACAAAGCATCATGACTTTCATGTTGATGCAAAGGAAATGGCGATGGATGTGATGATGCTATCACTGAGAACTGCAAGAGGTCTCGACTTGAGGAGCTTTGCTAGATCCTTTGGGAGGAGACTAGTACATTCTCTGTGCGAAGGCTTGAAGCAGTATGTGGAGAGTGGGCATGTGATTGCCATGGATGATGATAGAAACTTATTGACTTACCATGAATTTGAGTTGAAGACCAGGGAGGAGGACGGAGTTGCATTCATTCGTCTAAGTGATCCGGATGGTTTCCTCTTGTCCAACGAGTTGATATCTATTGCCTTTGGGATCATATCTCCATGA
- the LOC122021202 gene encoding probable esterase D14L: MGILEEAHNVRMVGRREGQAVVLAHGFGTDQSVWKHLVPHLVADYRVVLFDMIGAGTTNPDYFDFDRYATLHGYALDLLALLDHLRVGPCIYVGHSVSAVIGAIASISRPDFFSKLILISSSPRYLNCADYFGGFEQEDLNQLFDAMRSNYRSWASGWAPLLVGADMDSVAVQEFSRTLFNIRPDIALSVLQTIFQSDVRDLLGLVTTPCHILQSTKDLAVPVIVSEYLHAHLGARSVVEVMSSEGHLPQLSSPDTVVPVLLRHIRYEIVCESA; encoded by the exons ATGGGGATTTTGGAGGAGGCACACAACGTGAGGATGGTGGGCCGGCGGGAAGGGCAGGCGGTGGTACTAGCGCACGGGTTCGGGACGGACCAGTCGGTGTGGAAGCACCTGGTGCCGCACCTGGTGGCGGACTACCGGGTGGTGCTGTTCGACATGATCGGCGCCGGCACCACCAACCCCGACTACTTTGACTTCGACCGCTACGCCACCCTCCATGGTTACGCCCTCGACCTCCTCGCCCTCCTCGACCACCTTCGCGTGGGGCCTTGCATCTACGTCGGCCACTCCGTCTCTGCCGTCATCGGCGCCATCGCCTCCATCTCCCGCCCcgacttcttctccaagctcatcctcatctcttcctcccccAG GTACTTGAACTGCGCGGACTACTTCGGCGGCTTCGAGCAGGAAGATCTGAACCAGCTCTTCGACGCCATGAGGTCGAACTACAGGTCGTGGGCGTCCGGGTGGGCGCCGCTGCTTGTGGGGGCGGACATGGACTCCGTGGCGGTGCAAGAATTCAGCAGGACCCTGTTCAACATTCGCCCGGACATCGCCCTGAGCGTGTTGCAGACGATCTTCCAAAGCGACGTCCGAGACCTGTTGGGCCTCGTCACGACCCCGTGCCACATACTGCAGAGCACCAAGGATCTGGCCGTCCCGGTCATAGTCTCTGAGTACCTGCATGCCCACCTCGGGGCTAGATCCGTGGTGGAAGTCATGTCGTCCGAAGGCCACCTCCCGCAGCTCAGCTCTCCTGACACTGTCGTCCCTGTTCTGCTCAGGCACATACGCTACGAGATTGTTTGCGAGAGCGCTTGA